The genomic region ATCAGTGCCAACGTGCTGCTGATCCTCGACCTGCATCAGGAACCGTTGCTGCATCAGGAAGCCTGGGGCCTGAAACCCCGCGACATCTACCAGAGCCTGGCGCTGTACGCCTTGCTCGATCCGGACATTCACCTGGTCAACCTGACCGGTGCCGCCGGTTCCGGCAAGACCATCCTGGCCCTGGCGGCAGCCATCGAACAGACCATGGTCAGCAAGCGTTATCGGCGCATCATCGCGACCCGCAGCGTGCAGGGCCTGGACCAGGAAATCGGTTTCCTGCCTGGTACCGAGGCGGAGAAGATGGAGCCTTGGCTGGGGGCGATCACCGACAACCTTGAAGCCTTGCACATGGATGACGAAAGCACCCATGGCAGCGTCGACTACATCCTCAGCAAGGTGCCGTTGCAGTTCAAATCCCTCAACTACATCCGAGGTCGCAGCTTCCAGCAGAGCCTGATCCTGATCGACGAGTGCCAGAACCTCACGCCACACCAGATGAAAACCATCATCACCCGTGCCGGCGCAGGTTCCAAAGTGGTGTGCCTGGGTAACCTGGCGCAGATCGATACCCCCTACCTGTCCGCGACCAGCTCCGGGCTGACCTACCTGACCGAACGCTTCAAGGACTTCCCGAACGGCGTGCACATCACCCTGCAGGGCGTGCCGCGTTCGGTCCTGGCCGAATACGCCGAATCCCACCTGTAATCGCGATCCGGGCGGCCTCGTGCCGCCCGGCCTGCTTTCGTTCACGCGTGTCACGCGTGCGGAAAACTGACCCACGGGTTTACAATCGACGCTCCTGATCAGGAGTATCGCTGTGCTGACTCATCTCGATTCCCAAGGTCGCGCCAATATGGTCGACGTTACCGACAAGGCCGTGACCTTTCGCGAAGCGGTGGCCGAAGCGCGGGTGCGCATGCTGCCGCAAACCCTGCACATGATCGTCAGCGGGGGCCACCCGAAGGGGGATGTGTTCGCCGTGGCGCGGATCGCTGGCATCCAGGCGGCGAAAAAGACGTCCGATCTGATCCCGCTCTGCCACCCGCTGATGTTGACCAGCGTCAAGGTCGAGCTGAGCGCCGAGGGAGAGGATGCGGTGCGTATCGTGGCGCGCTGCAAGCTCTCCGGGCAGACCGGAGTGGAAATGGAAGCACTGACGGCGGCCAGTGTCGCGGCGTTGACGATCTATGACATGTGCAAGGCGGTGGATCGCGGCATGATCATCGAGAATGTGCGGCTGCTGGAGAAGCTCGGCGGCAAGAGTGGTCACTACCAGGCGGATGCCTCATGAAACTCGATGTGCAGTTTTTTGCCCGCTACCGCGAAGTGCTGGGGGTGGATGCCGAGCAGATCGAGGGCGATTTTGCCGATATCGAACAGTTGCGCCAGCACTTGCTGCAACGTGGCGAGGCTTGGCAGGTGTTGGCTGAACAGAGCCTGATGTGCGCACGCAACCAGGAGTTGTGCGGCCTTGATGACGCGCTGGTCGATGGCGATGAAGTGGCGTTTTTCCCTACCGTGACCGGGGGTTGAGATGGCGGTTCGTATCCAGGCCGGGGCTTTCGATCCGGGGGCCGAGGTCAATGCGTTGCATGCGGCCAATCTCGGGATTGGCGCGGTGGTCAGCTTTGTCGGTTATGTGCGCGACTTCAATGACGGGCGTGATGTGGCCGGGATGTTTCTTGAACATTACCCTGGCATGACCGAGAAGGCGCTGGGCAAGATCGTCGCGCAGGCCGATCAACGCTGGCCGCTGCTGCGGCTGGAGGTGCTGCACCGGGTTGGTGCGCTGGAACCGGGGGAGCCGATCGTATTCGTCGGGGTGGCCAGTGCCCATCGTCAGGCGGCGTTCGACGCCTGCAACTTCGTCATGGACTATCTCAAGACCCGGGCGCCGTTCTGGAAGAAGGAACACACCGACGAAGGCCCGCGCTGGGTCGAAGGGCGGGCCAGCGACCAGGCCGCGGTCGAGCGCTGGGAGTGAGGGTTCAGGTGACCTTGCGGGCCCATTCGCGGGCAAGTCCTGCTCCTACAGGGGCCGTGGCGAACGCGAATTGATCGTTCCCACTCTGGGGCCGGCGCCCCGCTTCATCCGCGAACAGGGCCCCGCGTAGTCGGGGCCGTCCGCATCAGGGGCGCTGACGGACTACCGGTCGCAGCAATTCCGTGGGGGGCATCTCGCAACTGATCTTGCGCCCCAGCAGTTCCTCGATCGACGGCAACTGGTAGGAGTCATCCTCACCGGCGAAACTGATGGACACCCCATCGGCCCCGGCACGACCGGTACGCCCGATGCGGTGTACATAGTCATCCGGCACTTCCGGCAGGGTGAAGTTGATCACGTGGCTGATACCGTCGATATGAATCCCGCGACCGGCGACATCGGTGGCCACCAGTACGCGGATCTTGCCTTCGCGGAAACCTTCCAGGGTCTTGATGCGCTTGTGCTGCGGCACGTCGCCGGACAGTTGCGCGGCATTCACGCCATCACGTACCAGTCGTTCCTCGATGCGCCGTACTTCGTCCTTGCGGTTGGCGAAGACCATCACCCGCTCCCAGCCGTTGTCGTTGACCAAGTTGTACAGCAGCTTGTACTTGTCGGCCGAGGCCACGGCGTAGATGTGCTGCTCGACGTTCTGGTTGGCGACGTTCTGCGCTTCGATCTCGACGATCGCAGGGTCGGTGGTCCATTGCCGGGCAAGGTTCATCACATCCTCGGTGAAGGTTGCCGAGAACAGCAGGGTCTGGCGCTCGCTTTTCGGCGGGGTCTGGCGAATGATCTGGCGTACTTGTGGGATGAAGCCCATATCGAGCATGCGGTCGGCTTCGTCCAGCACCATCACCTCGACCATGTCCAGGTGCACTTCGCCACGCTGGTTGAAGTCCAGCAGGCGGCCTGGCGTCGCGACGAGAATGTCGCAATGGCGGGCTTCAAGTTGCTTGAGCTGCTTGTCGAAGTCCATGCCGCCGACGAACTGCATGACGTTGAGGCCGGTGTATTTGGTGAGGTCGGCGGCGTCCTTGGCGATCTGTACCACCAGTTCGCGGGTTGGCGCGATGATCAGTGCCCGTGGTTCGCCCATGTAACGCTCGGCCGGCGGTGGCGTCTGCAGCAGTTGGGTAATGGTCGAGATCAGGAAGGCGGCGGTCTTGCCGGTGCCGGTCTGGGCGCGACCGATCGCATCCTTGCCGGCCAGGGTGTAACCCAATACCTGCGCCTGGATCGGCGTGCAGTAGGGGAAGCCGAGATCCTGAATGGCATGCATCAGTTCCGGCGACAACTTGAAGTCGTGGAAACGGGTCTTGCCCTCCTGGGGCTCGACGACGAAGTCCTCGAGTTTCCACGGCAGCGGTTTTGGCTTCGGTGCCCGTTCGCGGCGTGCTGGCGTGGTTTTGGGCGGCTCGACGCGGGTTTGGCTGGATAGATCTTGTGCGGCTGCCGGTTGGCTTTTCGGTTTTGTCGCGGGCTCGGCGTGTTCCGACGACTGGCCGGTCAGGCGGCTTTCCGGGTTGGGGGTCGGAGTGCCAGAGCCTGATGCGAGCTGCTCAGCCTCGCCTTTACCGAATATTTTTTTGAGTGCTTTGAGCACGGTCGTCTCATCAATTGGTTAAGGAATGTACGCCGGCCAGTGTAATGCAAGAATCGGGCGCGGCGTAGTGTGTTACGGAGATCAGCGCAAACGTTCGGCCAGCCAGGTGCCGATGTCGTGGATTTCCTCCGGTAACACTTCGTGGCCCATTGGGTATTCCTGCCATGTCACGGTGACATCACGGCGCTTCAGGTGTTCGTAGGCCGTGCGCCCCATGGCGTTCTGTACCACTTCATCGTAGTGACCATGCAGGCAGTAGGCCGGAATTCGCTGCTGGCTGGCCGAAAGTTGCAGTTCGTCACTGAAGGTCGGGGCGTAGGTCGACAGGGCCAGCACGCCGCCCAGTGCGCCCTGCCACCTCAGGAAGGCGGTGTGCAGGACCACCGCGCCACCTTGCGAGAAGCCGGCCAGGAAGATCCGTGAAGGGTCGATCCCCTCGGCCCGCTGGGCTTCGATCAGTTCGATGACGGTCGCCGCGGAGGCTTCGAGTTCTTCGTGGCTGATGGAGCGCGCCGGGCTCATCGCCAGGATGTCGTACCAACTGGGCATGGCATAGCCGCCGTTGATCGTCACGGCGCGGGTCGGAGCCTGGGGCAGCACGAACCGCGTGCTGGGCAGGCGTTCCTGCAGGGTCTCGGCCACGGACAGGAAGTCGTAGCGGTCGGCACCGAGGCCGTGAAGCCAGATAACACAGGCATCGGCGGTCTTGGCGGGGTGAATGATCAGGGGGGTGGTCATATCTGCTCCATTAATGTGCGCGCGCTCCGATTGAGTGCGTTATTGCAGTGCGCAGGTGGTTTATCTGTTAACAAGATGTCGCAACTTTGAACGTTTTCCGGTTGACCTATCGCTGAACCGCTTTAGCCCTCACTGTGGTACGGGCTTTGCTATGGGAGACTTGAGTGTGTGCTTTCCCCTCTGTCGGTAACACTATCAGGCTAGCGTCGGTAGTGGGATAGCACGAATCCGGTTAACGGATTCAGATTGATGTTCGCCAGCGGCCGGGAAGGCTTCGCGAACAATAAAGCGTAAGCCGTTTGGCCGATTGGTGAGCAATGAGTGCCCCCCGAGGGATTTCCCTCACTAGACTCATGGCTCAAAGTCTTTGCCGCTGACCCAAAAATAAGCCAACCCGGGTCAGAAGTGCCTCATAAGGGTGCGGCGGGACTCTAGCTCCGACACAACAAGAGCAACTGGAGGTTTGAATGAAGATGTTGAAGTCCACCCTGGCAGTCGTGACTGCCGCCGCCATTCTGGGTGTAAGTGGTTTCGCCCAAGCCGGTGCAACCCTTGATGCGGTACAGAAGAAGGGTTTCATACAGTGCGGCGTGAGTGACGGTCTGCCAGGCTTCTCGGTGCCTGACGCCAGCGGCAAGATCATCGGTATCGATGCCGACGTCTGCCGTGCCGTTGCTGCTGCTGTGTTCGGCGATGCGACCAAGGTCAAGTTCAGCCAGTTGAACGCCAAGGAGCGTTTCACCGCTCTGCAGTCCGGCGAAATCGACATCCTCTCGCGTAACACCACCATGACCAGCTCCCGCGATGCGGGCATGGGTCTGAAATTCCCTGGCTTCATCACCTATTACGACGGCGTGGGCTTCCTGGCCAACAACAAGCTGGGCGTGAAAAGTGCCAAGGAACTGGACGGCGCGACCATCTGTATCCAGGCCGGTACCACCACCGAGCTGAACGTTTCCGACTACTTCCGCGCCAATGGCCTGAAGTACACCCCGATCACCTTCGACACCTCCGATGAAAGCGCCAAGTCGCTGGAATCCGGTCGTTGCGACGTGCTGACCTCGGACAAGTCCCAGCTGTTCGCCCAGCGCAGCAAGCTGGCTGCACCGAAGGACTACGTGGTACTGCCGGAAACCATTTCCAAGGAGCCTCTGGGCCCGGTCGTGCGTAACGGCGACGACGAGTGGTTGGCCATCGTGCGTTGGGTAGGCTACGCGATGCTCAACGCCGAGGAAGCTGGCGTCACCTCGAAAAACGTCGAGGCCGAAGCCAAGTCGACCAAGAACCCTGACGTTGCCCGTCTGTTGGGTGGCGACGGTGAATACGGCAAGGACCTCAAACTGCGCAAGGATTGGGTTGTGCAGATTGTCAAGCAAGTCGGTAACTACGGCGAAATCTTCGAGAAGAACCTCGGCAAGGGTACTCCTCTGGAAATCGACCGTGGCCTGAACGCCCTATGGAACAACGGCGGTATTCAATACGCACCTCCTGTGCGCTGATTGACCTGTCGCCCGGCGGGCCAACTGCCGGGCGATCTTCCCTGTTCCGTTTTTTCTGGGGCACTTCATGCAAAATCAAGTCGGCGCACCAAAGCAGAGGCTCAGCCTCAGCGATCCGCGAGTGCGTGCGTGGTTATTTCAGGTCATCACGGTTGTCGCGGTGATCACCTTGGGCTGGTATCTGTTTCACAATACCCAGACCAACCTGCAGCACCGGGGCATTACCTCGGGCTTCAGTTTTCTCGAACGCAGTGCCGGTTTCGGTATCGCTCAGCACCTGATCGACTACACCGAATCGGACAGCTACGCGCGTGTCTTCGTCATCGGCCTGCTCAACACCCTGCTGGTGACCTTCATCGGCGTGATCCTGGCGACCTTGCTGGGTTTCGTCATCGGCGTTGCGCGTCTGTCGTCGAACTGGATCATCAACAAGCTGGCGACGATCTATGTCGAGGTGTTCCGTAACATCCCGCCATTGCTGCAGATTCTGTTCTGGTATTTCGCGGTGTTCCTGACCATGCCGGGGCCGCGCAACAGCCATAACTTCGGCGACACCTTCTTCGTCAGCAGCCGTGGCCTGAACATGCCGGCAGCCATTGCTGCACCGGGTTTCTGGCCGTTCGTGATCAGCGTGGTGCTGGCCATCGTCGCGATCTTCCTGATGTGCCGCTGGGCGAACCGCCGCTTCGAAGAAACCGGTGTGCCGTTCCACAAGTTCTGGGCCGGCCTTGGGCTGTTCATCGTCATCCCGCTGCTCTGCGCACTGGTTTTCGGTGCTCCGGTGCATTGGGAAATGCCCAAGCTGCAAGGCTTCAACTTCGTTGGCGGCTGGGTACTGATTCCTGAACTGCTGGCGTTGACCCTGGCCCTGACGGTGTACACCGCGGCGTTCATCGCCGAGATCGTGCGCTCCGGGATCAAGTCGGTCAGCCATGGTCAGACTGAAGCGGCGCGCTCCCTGGGTCTGCGCAACGGTCCGACCCTGCGCAAGGTGATCATCCCGCAGGCCCTGCGTGTGATCATTCCACCGCTGACCAGCCAATACCTGAACCTGGCGAAAAACTCGTCCCTGGCGGCCGGTATCGGTTACCCGGAAATGGTCTCGCTGTTTGCCGGTACGGTGCTCAACCAGACCGGGCAGGCCATCGAAGTCATTGCCATCACCATGAGCGTGTACCTGGCGATCAGTATCAGCATTTCCCTGCTGATGAACTGGTACAACAAGCGCATTGCGCTGATCGAGCGGTGAGGAAACGCCCATGAGTTCCCATACTTTCAAACCCGATATGCCACCGCCGGCCAAGGTCTTCGGCCCGATGGCATGGATACGGGCCAACATGTTCTCCAGCTGGATCAACACGCTGCTGACCCTGTTCGCTTTCTACCTGATCTACCTGATCGTGCCGCCGATCCTGCATTGGGCGATCCTCGACGCCAACTGGGTCGGCACCACGCGTGCCGACTGCACCAAGGAAGGCGCCTGCTGGGTGTTCATTCAGCAGCGTTTCGGTCAGTTCATGTACGGCTACTACCCGCAGGCACTGCGCTGGCGTGTGGACTCCACCGTGTGGCTGGCGATCATCGGTGCCGCGCCGTTGTTCATCCCGCGCTTCCCGCGCAAGGCGATCTACGGCCTGAGCTTCCTGGTGGTGTTCCCGATCGTCGCCTACGTCCTGTTGCACGGCGGTTTCGGCCTGGAAAGCGTGGCGACCAGCCAATGGGGCGGCCTGATGCTGACCCTGGTGATCGCCACCGTCGGTATCGCCGGCGCCTTGCCGCTGGGGATCCTGCTGGCGCTGGGGCGTCGTTCGAACCTGCCGGCGATCCGGGTGGTCTGCGTGACCTTCATCGAGTTCTGGCGCGGCGTGCCGTTGATCACCGTGCTGTTCATGTCTTCGGTGATGCTGCCGTTGTTCCTGCCTGAGGGCATGAACTTCGACAAGCTGCTGCGAGCCTTGATCGGGGTGATCCTGTTCCAGTCGGCCTATGTCGCCGAAGTGGTCCGCGGTGGCCTGCAGGCGATTCCAAAAGGTCAGTACGAAGCTGCGGCCGCGATGGGCCTGGGCTACTGGCGCAGCATGGGCCTGGTGATTCTGCCGCAAGCCCTGAAGCTGGTGATTCCCGGTATCGTCAACACGCTGATCGCACTGTTCAAGGATACGAGCCTGGTGATCATCATCGGCCTGTTCGACCTGCTCAACAGCGTCAAGCAGGCTGCCGCCGACCCGAAATGGTTGGGCATGGCTACCGAGGGCTATGTATTCGCCGCCCTGGTGTTCTGGATTTTCTGTTTTGGTATGTCCCGCTACTCCATGCATCTGGAGCGCAAGCTGGACACAGGCCACAAGCGTTAGGAGTTAGGTGATGAGCGAAGCGATCAAACAGCCTGTGAGTCCTGAAGGCATTATTCAGATGCAGGGCGTGAACAAGTGGTACGGGCAGTTCCACGTACTCAAAGACATCAATCTGAACGTCAAGCAGGGTGAGCGTATCGTCCTGTGCGGTCCGTCGGGTTCGGGCAAGTCCACCACCATCCGCTGCCTCAACCGTCTGGAAGAGCACCAGCAGGGCCGCATCGTGGTCGATGGCGTGGAGCTGACCAACGACCTCAAGCAGATCGAGGCGATCCGCCGTGAAGTCGGCATGGTGTTCCAGCATTTCAACCTGTTCCCGCACC from Pseudomonas asplenii harbors:
- a CDS encoding PhoH family protein — its product is MDDHGRTPSSNQPILYVLDTNVLIHDPNALLNFEEHHVAIPMTVLEELDKLKSGHHSVASECRQAIRLIDKTLGDASPEDVELGVPIQRGKSGPKGLLSILMSKRNEPNLLLPENLNDNIIINQLVDLHARDKGLRLVLVTKDINMRLKARACGIASEDYSTDQLVDDVDLLPKGFHNVPGSFWDRVSKVETRQGHGRTWHQVQMTDNLPAVHVNEFIIDDQGFVGWVKEISANVLLILDLHQEPLLHQEAWGLKPRDIYQSLALYALLDPDIHLVNLTGAAGSGKTILALAAAIEQTMVSKRYRRIIATRSVQGLDQEIGFLPGTEAEKMEPWLGAITDNLEALHMDDESTHGSVDYILSKVPLQFKSLNYIRGRSFQQSLILIDECQNLTPHQMKTIITRAGAGSKVVCLGNLAQIDTPYLSATSSGLTYLTERFKDFPNGVHITLQGVPRSVLAEYAESHL
- the moaC gene encoding cyclic pyranopterin monophosphate synthase MoaC, whose protein sequence is MLTHLDSQGRANMVDVTDKAVTFREAVAEARVRMLPQTLHMIVSGGHPKGDVFAVARIAGIQAAKKTSDLIPLCHPLMLTSVKVELSAEGEDAVRIVARCKLSGQTGVEMEALTAASVAALTIYDMCKAVDRGMIIENVRLLEKLGGKSGHYQADAS
- a CDS encoding MoaD/ThiS family protein → MKLDVQFFARYREVLGVDAEQIEGDFADIEQLRQHLLQRGEAWQVLAEQSLMCARNQELCGLDDALVDGDEVAFFPTVTGG
- the moaE gene encoding molybdopterin synthase catalytic subunit MoaE, giving the protein MAVRIQAGAFDPGAEVNALHAANLGIGAVVSFVGYVRDFNDGRDVAGMFLEHYPGMTEKALGKIVAQADQRWPLLRLEVLHRVGALEPGEPIVFVGVASAHRQAAFDACNFVMDYLKTRAPFWKKEHTDEGPRWVEGRASDQAAVERWE
- the rhlB gene encoding ATP-dependent RNA helicase RhlB; this translates as MLKALKKIFGKGEAEQLASGSGTPTPNPESRLTGQSSEHAEPATKPKSQPAAAQDLSSQTRVEPPKTTPARRERAPKPKPLPWKLEDFVVEPQEGKTRFHDFKLSPELMHAIQDLGFPYCTPIQAQVLGYTLAGKDAIGRAQTGTGKTAAFLISTITQLLQTPPPAERYMGEPRALIIAPTRELVVQIAKDAADLTKYTGLNVMQFVGGMDFDKQLKQLEARHCDILVATPGRLLDFNQRGEVHLDMVEVMVLDEADRMLDMGFIPQVRQIIRQTPPKSERQTLLFSATFTEDVMNLARQWTTDPAIVEIEAQNVANQNVEQHIYAVASADKYKLLYNLVNDNGWERVMVFANRKDEVRRIEERLVRDGVNAAQLSGDVPQHKRIKTLEGFREGKIRVLVATDVAGRGIHIDGISHVINFTLPEVPDDYVHRIGRTGRAGADGVSISFAGEDDSYQLPSIEELLGRKISCEMPPTELLRPVVRQRP
- a CDS encoding alpha/beta hydrolase, giving the protein MTTPLIIHPAKTADACVIWLHGLGADRYDFLSVAETLQERLPSTRFVLPQAPTRAVTINGGYAMPSWYDILAMSPARSISHEELEASAATVIELIEAQRAEGIDPSRIFLAGFSQGGAVVLHTAFLRWQGALGGVLALSTYAPTFSDELQLSASQQRIPAYCLHGHYDEVVQNAMGRTAYEHLKRRDVTVTWQEYPMGHEVLPEEIHDIGTWLAERLR
- a CDS encoding amino acid ABC transporter substrate-binding protein, with translation MKMLKSTLAVVTAAAILGVSGFAQAGATLDAVQKKGFIQCGVSDGLPGFSVPDASGKIIGIDADVCRAVAAAVFGDATKVKFSQLNAKERFTALQSGEIDILSRNTTMTSSRDAGMGLKFPGFITYYDGVGFLANNKLGVKSAKELDGATICIQAGTTTELNVSDYFRANGLKYTPITFDTSDESAKSLESGRCDVLTSDKSQLFAQRSKLAAPKDYVVLPETISKEPLGPVVRNGDDEWLAIVRWVGYAMLNAEEAGVTSKNVEAEAKSTKNPDVARLLGGDGEYGKDLKLRKDWVVQIVKQVGNYGEIFEKNLGKGTPLEIDRGLNALWNNGGIQYAPPVR
- a CDS encoding amino acid ABC transporter permease encodes the protein MQNQVGAPKQRLSLSDPRVRAWLFQVITVVAVITLGWYLFHNTQTNLQHRGITSGFSFLERSAGFGIAQHLIDYTESDSYARVFVIGLLNTLLVTFIGVILATLLGFVIGVARLSSNWIINKLATIYVEVFRNIPPLLQILFWYFAVFLTMPGPRNSHNFGDTFFVSSRGLNMPAAIAAPGFWPFVISVVLAIVAIFLMCRWANRRFEETGVPFHKFWAGLGLFIVIPLLCALVFGAPVHWEMPKLQGFNFVGGWVLIPELLALTLALTVYTAAFIAEIVRSGIKSVSHGQTEAARSLGLRNGPTLRKVIIPQALRVIIPPLTSQYLNLAKNSSLAAGIGYPEMVSLFAGTVLNQTGQAIEVIAITMSVYLAISISISLLMNWYNKRIALIER
- a CDS encoding amino acid ABC transporter permease, with amino-acid sequence MSSHTFKPDMPPPAKVFGPMAWIRANMFSSWINTLLTLFAFYLIYLIVPPILHWAILDANWVGTTRADCTKEGACWVFIQQRFGQFMYGYYPQALRWRVDSTVWLAIIGAAPLFIPRFPRKAIYGLSFLVVFPIVAYVLLHGGFGLESVATSQWGGLMLTLVIATVGIAGALPLGILLALGRRSNLPAIRVVCVTFIEFWRGVPLITVLFMSSVMLPLFLPEGMNFDKLLRALIGVILFQSAYVAEVVRGGLQAIPKGQYEAAAAMGLGYWRSMGLVILPQALKLVIPGIVNTLIALFKDTSLVIIIGLFDLLNSVKQAAADPKWLGMATEGYVFAALVFWIFCFGMSRYSMHLERKLDTGHKR